In one Gemmatimonadota bacterium genomic region, the following are encoded:
- a CDS encoding SGNH/GDSL hydrolase family protein — protein sequence MRFSFFPRAALVALAAVALTLAACEGKDAHVSGPVGTSAFTRYIAMGTSISMGVQSAGLTASFQAQAWPALLAHQAGASFAIPFFNAPGCTPPIVAPLLLARFLSGASLADGDSSCAGTVGTVVPPLNNVALSGATAWTALNLTPKLTTTVGAKYATSDKARYAAVLAATQSQVTAMLVRAPSLVSVELGANEVLGAATSGALIPATAYGQTAPYTYVPASVFGAVFTAIADSIKKSGAKALILTVPKVTTLVSLRAGSELWNDRLALASFGVAVDPNCSGSANLVFTAALVPSLVARALATGSPQALSCADLPLTADYVLTPTDVTTLNGVVDQMNAVVTSLAQQNKWALVDMNAVFAPIVAARAPYSVATQLSCVSPYGQFVSLDGVHPNVNGQQLLANAAALALNTAYRFTIPTVPVPLQTAAQLCP from the coding sequence ATGCGATTCTCGTTCTTCCCTCGCGCCGCGCTCGTCGCGCTGGCCGCCGTTGCCCTGACGCTCGCGGCCTGCGAAGGCAAGGACGCGCACGTCTCCGGCCCAGTCGGCACCAGCGCGTTCACGCGCTACATCGCGATGGGCACCAGCATTTCCATGGGTGTGCAGTCGGCTGGCCTCACCGCCTCGTTCCAGGCGCAGGCCTGGCCGGCACTCCTCGCCCATCAGGCGGGGGCGAGTTTCGCGATCCCCTTCTTCAATGCGCCGGGATGCACGCCGCCCATCGTCGCGCCATTGCTGTTGGCGCGCTTTCTCTCGGGCGCGAGTCTCGCGGACGGTGATTCGTCCTGCGCCGGAACCGTCGGCACGGTGGTGCCGCCGCTCAATAACGTCGCGCTCAGCGGTGCCACTGCGTGGACGGCGCTCAATCTCACCCCCAAGCTCACCACCACCGTTGGCGCCAAGTACGCCACGAGCGACAAAGCCCGTTACGCGGCGGTGCTCGCCGCCACGCAATCGCAAGTAACGGCCATGCTCGTGCGCGCCCCATCGCTCGTCTCCGTGGAACTCGGCGCCAACGAAGTGCTGGGCGCCGCCACCAGCGGTGCGCTGATTCCCGCGACGGCGTACGGCCAAACGGCGCCGTACACGTACGTGCCCGCGTCGGTGTTTGGTGCGGTGTTCACGGCCATCGCCGATAGTATCAAGAAATCCGGTGCGAAGGCGCTGATCCTGACCGTGCCGAAAGTCACGACCCTCGTGTCCTTGCGCGCCGGGAGCGAGCTCTGGAACGACCGGCTCGCCCTCGCGTCGTTTGGGGTGGCGGTGGACCCCAACTGTAGTGGCTCCGCGAATCTCGTGTTTACTGCGGCGCTGGTGCCCTCGCTCGTTGCCCGGGCCCTGGCGACCGGCTCGCCGCAGGCGCTGTCCTGTGCCGATCTACCGCTCACGGCGGACTACGTTCTCACGCCGACCGATGTGACCACGCTCAATGGCGTGGTGGATCAGATGAACGCGGTGGTCACCTCTCTGGCGCAGCAGAACAAATGGGCGCTGGTGGACATGAACGCCGTCTTCGCCCCCATCGTCGCCGCACGGGCACCGTATAGCGTGGCCACTCAGCTGTCGTGCGTGTCGCCCTACGGCCAGTTCGTGTCACTCGACGGTGTGCATCCCAATGTGAACGGGCAGCAGTTGCTCGCTAACGCGGCTGCGCTCGCGCTCAATACCGCCTATAGGTTTACGATTCCAACGGTGCCCGTCCCGTTACAGACGGCCGCGCAGCTGTGTCCATGA
- a CDS encoding sigma-70 family RNA polymerase sigma factor, whose product MTHPPEPQEPQVDADQVVIDRVLAGDQQAFGILVARYSDPLYRHAVGMTGSPDDAADILQNSFIKAFHHLSEVRGRFDAWVFRIVANGCKDWLKNIRRTHLSYEEDDQPSGYETPEEELDRGELRGDLDDALSALPASLREAFIMKHVEGRSYEEMADMLGTSVGALKMRVHRAREALQKLLEDRYL is encoded by the coding sequence ATGACGCATCCCCCTGAACCGCAGGAACCCCAGGTCGACGCCGATCAAGTGGTGATTGACCGCGTGCTGGCCGGTGATCAGCAGGCCTTTGGCATTCTTGTCGCGCGCTACAGCGATCCGCTGTACCGGCACGCGGTGGGGATGACCGGGAGTCCTGATGATGCGGCTGATATCCTGCAGAACTCGTTTATCAAGGCGTTTCACCACCTCAGCGAGGTGCGTGGGCGGTTTGATGCCTGGGTCTTCCGGATCGTGGCCAACGGTTGCAAGGACTGGCTGAAGAACATCCGGCGGACGCATCTCAGTTACGAAGAAGACGATCAACCGTCTGGATACGAGACGCCGGAAGAAGAGCTGGACCGAGGCGAGCTGCGGGGCGATCTGGACGACGCCCTCTCAGCTCTCCCGGCGTCCCTGCGGGAAGCGTTCATCATGAAGCACGTGGAAGGTCGTTCGTATGAAGAAATGGCCGATATGCTGGGTACCAGCGTCGGCGCGTTGAAGATGCGAGTGCACCGCGCCCGCGAAGCGCTTCAGAAACTCTTGGAGGACCGGTACCTGTGA